Within the Deltaproteobacteria bacterium genome, the region GATCATCCCTCCCTGGGGAAGTCCGAGGTACGACCGCGCGACCTCGTGGGGGGGAAGGTGCCGGAACCGGTCGTCCACCCCCGGCGGGATGACCACCCCCTTCTCCGACAGCTCCGGGAAGATCCGCCGGTTCTCCGCAAGGTCGTACTCCGAGAAGCAGACGACGCGGGACGCCTCCCGCGCCAGTGCCGCCTCCTGCGCGCCGCGGATGGAGGAGAGCGGCTCCTGTCCCGCCCCGGGGGCCGGGACCTTCCGCGCCTCGACCGTGTGGTAGGAAAGGATCATCGGGGCGCCGGCGAGTTTGCGCGCGGCGACGCCCGACATCCAGTAATGCGCGGAGACGACGCGCGGCTCGATCCGCTCCCCGCGCATCAGGATCCGGCACCGTTCGACGAAGAGATCGAGGGACGCGAACGCGTTTTCGCGGGACGGAGGCTCCTCCCAGCCGCACGGGACGTGAAAGATGCGGACCCCCGGAAACGGCGCGGCGACCTCGACGGTTTCCCCCGTGGCGCGGGTGAGGACGTCGGTGGCGATCCCTCGCTTCGACAGCCCGCGGAGCAGCCCGAGGAGGAAGACGTTCATCCCCCCGGCGAGCCCCTCCCCGGGTTCCTCCATCGGGCATGTGTGGTAGGAAACGAGAAGGTGCCGAGTCACGCGGAGACCGTCAGGCGGTAGACCACCCGGTCCACTCCTCCGAGGTCGTACTTGTACCGTTCCGTCCCCCGGAGAAAGTCGTACTCCGCGCAACCGTCATCGACGGCCTGCCCGATGGAGCGCGCGATGAGGACGAGCCCGGGGTTGGCCGCGCGGTGCGCCGGATCGTACCCCGAGTTGTAGAGGAGCAGGGCGCCGTCGGTGCGGAACTGGAACACGGAGGCGACGTCCACCCCTTGCGTGGAGAGGAACGCGAGGCGCAGGCGGCCGGAGGCGAGGAACCCCTCCGCGACTTCGCGGAAAAAAGTCGCCATCGCCTCGTCCATGAACGCCTCCTTCCCTGGGTGGCTCTTCCGGTGGAGTTCCACGAAGGAGGGAAGATCGTTCGCGAGTTCCCCCGGAGTCCGCGTCACCCGGAAAGCGAGCCCCGGCAGGAGCTCCCCGGCGCGCCGCATCTTCCGCCGCAATTCGTGACGCTCCTTCTTGCCCAACCGTTCGAGATACTCCTCGAAGGAGCCCGGCAGGGAGACGAAGGGGGCCCGGTCCATCTCCTCGACGGAGCAGGAAAGGCCCCTCTCCCGGCAGATCGACGGGAGGAGCGACAGGGCAGGCGTCCCTTCCACGAGACCCGGGAGCCTCAGCGGACCGCCGCCCAGCGCGGGGAGCCCCCGTTCGAGAAACTCCCGCCAGAAGGCTTCCGCATGGCTTGGCGCGACGAGGGCGTCGAGGTAGTCCGCGACCTGCTCGCCGCCGAGGAAAATCCATCCCCCCTCCCCGCAGCGGCAAAGGAAGAGGAGTCCCTCGTCGGGGCCGCCGCCCGGAGCCCAGCGGGCGACCCGGACGTCGCACCCCCGGCCGAGGGCGCGAACCCAGGGGAGGAGGAACCGGGGCGAGAGGAACGGGGAGGTGCGCGGTCCCCGCCCGTGGAGGTCTTCCCACCCCGCGACCGGGACGTCCGCAAGGTGGTGGGCGATGGCGAGGCTCACGACGACGGAGAGACGACCTTGGCCTCCAGCAATTTTCGGGCGACCTCCTCCGCGACGGCGTTGGCCGTGGACATCAGGACCTCGTGA harbors:
- a CDS encoding GNAT family N-acetyltransferase, which encodes MSLAIAHHLADVPVAGWEDLHGRGPRTSPFLSPRFLLPWVRALGRGCDVRVARWAPGGGPDEGLLFLCRCGEGGWIFLGGEQVADYLDALVAPSHAEAFWREFLERGLPALGGGPLRLPGLVEGTPALSLLPSICRERGLSCSVEEMDRAPFVSLPGSFEEYLERLGKKERHELRRKMRRAGELLPGLAFRVTRTPGELANDLPSFVELHRKSHPGKEAFMDEAMATFFREVAEGFLASGRLRLAFLSTQGVDVASVFQFRTDGALLLYNSGYDPAHRAANPGLVLIARSIGQAVDDGCAEYDFLRGTERYKYDLGGVDRVVYRLTVSA
- a CDS encoding glycosyltransferase, with product MTRHLLVSYHTCPMEEPGEGLAGGMNVFLLGLLRGLSKRGIATDVLTRATGETVEVAAPFPGVRIFHVPCGWEEPPSRENAFASLDLFVERCRILMRGERIEPRVVSAHYWMSGVAARKLAGAPMILSYHTVEARKVPAPGAGQEPLSSIRGAQEAALAREASRVVCFSEYDLAENRRIFPELSEKGVVIPPGVDDRFRHLPPHEVARSYLGLPQGGMIFLLAARGDAGKNAAAAVAAFRAMRDRWKGPATLLVAGQEGPEDGPGGDVFFLGSLPHAGMPMLFAAADAVVCPSPYESFGLVPLEALSGGVPVVVPEGTYWGDRIRSEGGGLVYPREEPDRFSGALLALASSPELRARLSLEGAAVAAPFTWEKCTASWEALLASVSTPGSPR